Within the Vallitalea longa genome, the region AAGGTATAAAATAAATTGACCTAAATATACTTTTCCCTTTTACATTCAGGTTAAGTAATATTGCAGTAGCTAGTGCCAATATCAACTGCAGACCTACTCCGAAAATCACATAATATAAAGTATTGAATAAAGATAAATAAAATTCATGGCTCGTAAATAAAGTAAAATAATTTTTTAAACCTACCCATTGTGGAGCTTGAAATAAATTATATTTTGTAAAACTATAACAGAATGTTGTTACTATGGGATATAAATTAAATGCTATAAATCCTATAATCCAAGGCGTTAAAAATACAATAGCTAGTTTTTTTTGATTTCTTGATGCAGAATATGCTTTGACTTTTTCATAATTTCTTTTCATTCTCACACCTCTTTTATAAATATACTTATCTAGTTTTAACCCATTCATCAACTAATGGTTTAATCTTCTTAACTACATTAGCCATAGCTTCTTCTGCTGTAACTTCAAAACTATAGAATTTCTCTTCTTGTAGATTAAGCTCATCACAATATTCTTTTGCAAAAGGTATACATGGGAAAGCATGTGCATTACCATTTTTTGCTATTTCAACAAAAGGTTCAAGAGCTGGTGCCAATTCTAGGAATTTAGGATTATCCAATGCTGAGTATGTAGTTGGAATACTTCCTTTTCCAGCACAGAATTTCATATATGGTTCATCAGATACTAGATAATCTATGAATTTAAAAGCTGCTTCCTGTTTTTTACTGCCTTTTGGAACATACAACATTCCCCCTTGTAGCTGTCCTCCATTAGCTAACTCTGGTCTACCATCTGGATAAGGCATTGGAGCAATACCATAATTGATATCAGGAGCATATTTATCAATAAATGTTGTGAACCATTGACCCTCTACATCCAAAGCTAACTGATTTTGGAAGAAAGGATTATTAGGAGACATATATTTACCAAATCCACTCTTGAATTTTCTTACTTTTTCTGCTTCATAAGGTTCTTGATAACTTCTTAGCTTGAAATTAAGAGCATCAATATTACTCTGACTATCACAAGTTAATTTATCATTTTCACTATCATAAAAATCTGCACCATATACAAAAGCCCAATTCAATATATCTATCCAAGGTATATCAGAAATAAAACCTAGTTGCGTATATTCACCATTCTTATCTAACTTAGTTAATTTCTCAGCATATTCAAATAACTCGCTTGTAGTTTTTGGTGGCTCAGTAAGTCCCACTTCTTCTAATAGGTCTTTGTTATAATAAAGCATATATGAATCCATAGTATAAGGAATACCATATTGTTTTCCCCCATAATTTCCTAAGTTCCATAATTCGGGTACACAATTAGCAGAATCCATTTTGTTTTCTTCTATCATTGAATCTAACTCTGTTAATGCTCCTATACTAGCCAACTTAGATATTCTGTAATCAACCAAGTAACCTACATCTGGAGGATTACCGCCAGTTATTGCTGTTAATTGCTTCTCTGTAGTTGCATTTTCAAGAACTTCTACTTTTATTTCAGATTGTGAATTATTGAAATCATCTACTAT harbors:
- a CDS encoding ABC transporter substrate-binding protein, producing MRNLKKCIGVLLVISMIFSIGGCKSTSKTSSGNVTTISFWHVWNGSEGEMLQEIVDDFNNSQSEIKVEVLENATTEKQLTAITGGNPPDVGYLVDYRISKLASIGALTELDSMIEENKMDSANCVPELWNLGNYGGKQYGIPYTMDSYMLYYNKDLLEEVGLTEPPKTTSELFEYAEKLTKLDKNGEYTQLGFISDIPWIDILNWAFVYGADFYDSENDKLTCDSQSNIDALNFKLRSYQEPYEAEKVRKFKSGFGKYMSPNNPFFQNQLALDVEGQWFTTFIDKYAPDINYGIAPMPYPDGRPELANGGQLQGGMLYVPKGSKKQEAAFKFIDYLVSDEPYMKFCAGKGSIPTTYSALDNPKFLELAPALEPFVEIAKNGNAHAFPCIPFAKEYCDELNLQEEKFYSFEVTAEEAMANVVKKIKPLVDEWVKTR